A genome region from Chiroxiphia lanceolata isolate bChiLan1 chromosome 5, bChiLan1.pri, whole genome shotgun sequence includes the following:
- the LOC116786561 gene encoding translation initiation factor IF-2 has protein sequence MVTIERRSSARGRSGRGGAGSAPPPPGAARRAGDARGTAAPLAGRDPAALGKGAGGAVTRRHRGQRPSLPPTAPACAHRPCSGRRQPRGGGSDRWGPGGAVTARAEVGGVLQLPRGRGSAVPSGVPGSSGCCHTGNPRLAEKESQKQLD, from the exons ATGGTGACCATAGAGCGGAGGAGCAGCGCGCGTGGCCGGTCGGGACGCGGAGGTGCCGGCAGCGCTCCGCCTCCGCCTGGGGCCGCCCGCCGTGCCGGTGACGCTCGCGGGACTGCGGCGCCATTGGCCGGGCGTGACCCGGCAGCGCTCGGCAaaggggcgggcggggcggtgACACGGCGTCACCGCGGACAGCGCCCGTCACTGCCGCCCACCGCGCCTGCCTGCGCGCACAGACCCTGCTCCGGCCGCCGTCAGCCCCGCGGAGGCGGTAGCGACCGCTGGGGACCGGGCGGGGCCGTCACGGCGAGAGCTGAGGTCGGGGGTGTGTTACAGTTACCGCGCGGTCGAGGGAGTGCTGTGCCCTCGGGTGTTCCTGGCAGTTCGGGGTGCTGCCATACGGGAAACCCGCGCCTCGCGGAGAAAG aatcacagaagcagTTAGATTga